The DNA region TCCTCCGCCACCACCCGCGCGCCCTCGGAGAAGATCCCGAGCACGCGCTCGCCGTTCGCGATCTGCGCGCCCTCCTCGGACGGCACGAACGCCGGCGGGCCGCCGTCGTTGGGGAAGTAGTACGTCCGGTACAGGCCCACCACGTGGTCCACGCGGTAGAGGTCGAACAGGTCGGCCATGCGGCGCGCGCGCGCGGTGAGCCACGGGTAGCCCTCCCGCGCCATCACGTCCCAGCGGTAGACCGGCAGCCCCCAGTCCTGCCCGGTGGCGCTGAACGCGTCCGGCGGCACGCCCACGCGCGCGTCGAGCCGGAAGTCGCCGCGGCGGGCCCACACGTCGGCCGAGTCCGGCGCGACCATGAACGGGAGATCGCCGCCCAGCTCCACGCCGGCGCCGTTCGCGGCGGCGCGGGCGCGGCGCCACTGCTCCTCCGCCTGCCACTGCACCCACGCCTGGAACAGGATCTCCCGCGCGTGCCGGGCCCGGGCGGTGGCGAGCGCGGCGGGGTCGCGGTCGCGCAGCGGCGCCGGCCACTCGGTCCAGGCGCGGCCGCCCGCCTCGTCGTGCAGCGCCACGAACAGCGCGTAGTCGTCGAGCCAGCCCGCCTCCTGGCGCGCGAACGCCTCCAGCGCGCGGGCGCGGTCGGTGCGCCGGCTCCACTCGTCGCGCTCGAAGCGCGCGAACGCGATCTCGAGGGCGCGCCGCTTCAGCCGTCGCACCTCGTCCCACCGCACCGCCGGGGCGGCCCGCACCGCGGCGAGCAGGGCGCGCTCGTCGGGCGAGAGCGCGTCGAGGCCGCCCGCGGCCTGGAAGTCGGGGAGCGCCGAGGGCGCGAGGTACACCGGGTCGAGCGCGAACGCCGAGAGCGCGCCGTACGGGCTGTTCTGCCCCCGCGAGGCCTCGTTCACCGGCAGGAGCAGCGCCAGCGAGAAGCCCGCGTCGGCGCACCAGCGCGCGAAGGGGACGAGGTCGGGGATCTCGCCCACGCCCCAGTCTGCCTGGGAGCGGAGCGAGAAGAGGGGGAGGAGGACGCCTGCCTGGCGGGACATGGGTGGAGTAGTGTGGCGGTTCCCCCGCCCTCACAAGTTTTCGACGCGCGGGGGCCAAGGGGCAGCGGATATCATCGCAGCGCCCAACCGGCACCGCCCAACCGGCACCTTTCTCCCGGGGCACCCGTGTCCAGCCGCGGCCGCTTCGCTCCTTCCCCCACCGGACCCCTGCACCTCGGCAACGCGCGCACCGCGCTCCTGTCGTGGCTGGCGGCGCGCACCGCCGGGTCGGCCTACGTCATGCGGGTGGAGGACCTGGACGGCCCGCGCGTGCGGCCCGGCCTGGAGGCCCGGATCCTGGAGGAGCTGCGCTGGCTCGGGCTGGACTGGGACGAGGGCCCGGACGTGGGGGGGCCGCTCGGCCCGTACCGCCAGTCGGAGCGGCTGCCGCGCTACGCCGCCGCGCTGGAGCGGCTCCGCGCCGCAGGGCTCGCCTACCCGTGCTTCTGCTCGCGCGCCGAGATCGCGGCGGCCTCGCAGGCGCCGCACGGCGCCTCGGACGAGGGGCCGCGCTACCCCGGCACCTGCCGCGAGCTCTCCCCCGCAGAGGTGGCCCGGCGCTCGGCGAGCCGCCGGCCGGCCTGGCGCCTGCGCGTGGAGCCGGGGCCGGTCGCGTTCGAGGACGGGGTGCACGGCCCGGTGGCGCACGACGTCGCGGCCGAGGTGGGCGACTTCGTGGTGGCGCGGGCCGACGGCGTGCCGGCCTACCAGCTCGCGGTGGTGGTGGACGACGCGGCCATGCAGGTGGGGGAGGTGGTCCGCGGCGACGACCTCCTGCCGTCCACGGCGCGCCAGCTCCTCCTCTACCGGGCGCTCGACCTCGCGCCCCCGCGGTTCGCGCACGTGCCGCTCGTGGTCGGCCCCGACGGCGCGCGGCTCGCGAAGCGGCACGGCGCGCTCTCGCTGGGCGAGCTCCGGTCGCGCGGCGCGGACCCGCGCGCGGTGGTCGCGCTGCTGGCCGGGCTCTCGGGCCTGGCGGCCGGCCACCCGCACGATGCGTGCACCCCGCGGGAGCTGATCGGCCGCTTCTCGCTGGCGCGGCTCCCGCGCGCACCCGCGGTCCTCTCCCCGGAACGGATCGCGGCGCTCCTCCCGTGATCGCGTACACTGCGCGCGTGCGCCTGCTCCGCTCGCCCACCGACCCGCGCTGGACCGCCGTCGCGCTCGCCGAGCTGGACCGCACGCTGCAGGACCACGCGCATTGCGAGAAGAAGGCGGCGGCGAGCGCGCTGAAGCTGGTGGCCGATCACCCCGAGCGCGCCGCGATGGTGCGGGCGCTCGCGAAGCTCGCGCAGGAGGAGCTGCAGCACTTCCTGGCGGTGCTGGCCGAGCTGGGCCGGCGGGGCACGGCGCTGCCGCCCGACGAGGGCGATCCGTACGCGCAGGCGCTCCTGCGCCACGTGCGCGGCGGCCCGCGGCCCGAGGACCGGCTGGTCGATCGGCTGCTGGTGGGCGCGCTCATCGAGGCGCGGAGCTGCGAACGCCTGTCGCTGCTCGCCGGCGCGCTTCCGGACCCGCGGCTGCGGGAGCTGTACGCGCGGCTGGCGCAGTCGGAGGCCGGCCACGAGCGGCTGTTCGTGGACCTGGCGCGCGAGGTGGACCCCGCCGCCGACGCGCGGCTCGAGGCGCTCGCCGCGGAGGAGGCGCGGGTGGTGGCGGCCCTGCCGCTCCTGCCCCGCATCCACTGATGGCGCCCGACGCGGCAGCGCCGGCCGCGGTCCCTGGCCCTGGCCCCGGCCCCGGTGACGCGCCGCGCCGCG from Anaeromyxobacter dehalogenans 2CP-C includes:
- a CDS encoding 4-alpha-glucanotransferase produces the protein MSRQAGVLLPLFSLRSQADWGVGEIPDLVPFARWCADAGFSLALLLPVNEASRGQNSPYGALSAFALDPVYLAPSALPDFQAAGGLDALSPDERALLAAVRAAPAVRWDEVRRLKRRALEIAFARFERDEWSRRTDRARALEAFARQEAGWLDDYALFVALHDEAGGRAWTEWPAPLRDRDPAALATARARHAREILFQAWVQWQAEEQWRRARAAANGAGVELGGDLPFMVAPDSADVWARRGDFRLDARVGVPPDAFSATGQDWGLPVYRWDVMAREGYPWLTARARRMADLFDLYRVDHVVGLYRTYYFPNDGGPPAFVPSEEGAQIANGERVLGIFSEGARVVAEDLGVVPDFVRASLERLRIPGYRVQRWEKNWEAGGNAFRDPARWPPVSVATTGTHDSESVADWYEALSREERGQLLALPELEPLRGRAPERWDDGVRDALLALVYGAASDLALVPFQDALGMRDRVNVPGTVTGENWTFRIPMDLGALAADAAARTRLRELAVRAGRAPPG
- the gluQRS gene encoding tRNA glutamyl-Q(34) synthetase GluQRS, with amino-acid sequence MSSRGRFAPSPTGPLHLGNARTALLSWLAARTAGSAYVMRVEDLDGPRVRPGLEARILEELRWLGLDWDEGPDVGGPLGPYRQSERLPRYAAALERLRAAGLAYPCFCSRAEIAAASQAPHGASDEGPRYPGTCRELSPAEVARRSASRRPAWRLRVEPGPVAFEDGVHGPVAHDVAAEVGDFVVARADGVPAYQLAVVVDDAAMQVGEVVRGDDLLPSTARQLLLYRALDLAPPRFAHVPLVVGPDGARLAKRHGALSLGELRSRGADPRAVVALLAGLSGLAAGHPHDACTPRELIGRFSLARLPRAPAVLSPERIAALLP
- a CDS encoding tRNA-(ms[2]io[6]A)-hydroxylase, with the protein product MIAYTARVRLLRSPTDPRWTAVALAELDRTLQDHAHCEKKAAASALKLVADHPERAAMVRALAKLAQEELQHFLAVLAELGRRGTALPPDEGDPYAQALLRHVRGGPRPEDRLVDRLLVGALIEARSCERLSLLAGALPDPRLRELYARLAQSEAGHERLFVDLAREVDPAADARLEALAAEEARVVAALPLLPRIH